The following DNA comes from Moritella sp. 24.
AGAAGAATGGGCTTTGGTACGCTAAAAGTGATTAATGATGATTGGATTGCAGCAGGTGGCGGGTTTCCAGCCCATCCACACAAGAACATGGAAATAATTACCTTTATTCGCTCTGGCGCAGTCACACATAAAGACAGTCAAGGTAATAAAGGCATAACTCGGGCAGGCGAAGTACAAGTAATGAGTGCTGGAACGGGTATCACGCATTCTGAATATAATTTAACAAAAGGACCATTAACACTATTTCAAATTTGGATCGAGCCTAACAAGCATAACGTAACACCACGGTGGGACAGTAAATTTTGGCCTGAAAGCACAAATGAAAACGCGTTACCTTTATTAGTCTCTGGCGATCCTGATGAACAAGAGGAGGCACTGTTCATCAATCAAGATGCACGCATCTTTGGGGGAAAGGTGAAGCAAGGTACCCAACTTACTCATTCAATAACCCACCAAGCTTATGTTTTAGCATCAACAGGCGAGTTTGAAATAAGCGTTAATCAGCAGGTTGTTCACATGAAAAAAGGCGATGGTGCAGAGGTGACAAAACAAAAAGAAATGGTGATTAAAGCACTGTCAGATGCAGAGATAATCATTATTGATGCACGTTAACTGGGCATAACCTCTGGTATCAAAAATGCCAGAGGTTATCTAACAATATTATTTCTTCCATACCAGTAAAAAATTATTTGCTGGCATCGGTATTTTAGTGACCAGAGTCATTCCCCTCGCCCATGATTCTAATTGTTCAATATCACGAATACCGCCAAAACCTCGTTGCTTCAATGAATCATCGAACTCTCGGTTGCTATCACTCGTGTAATCGCCATTCACTATCATCGGGCCATACTGACAAAATACACCACCTTTAGGTAGGTGACTTGCCACCATTTCCATCATTGCTTGTGCTTCATCGGGTTGCATAATATGGGTCGTGTTTGCAGTAAAGACAGCATCGACGTTCACATCAGGCCAGGAATCATGACCGACCGTAAACTTAACTGGATTGGTGATATTTTCTGAACCAGACTCTAAAATCCATGCCTTAACGCTAGCATGGTTTTCCGGCATATCGCTGGTATGCCAGTTTAGATGAGGCATTTTATGGGCGAAATGGATCGCATGTTGCCCAGTTCCCGAGCCAATTTCTAAAACATCCTGACTCTGTTTAAAATAAACCGTAAGCTGTTCGCTAATAACATGTTTATTTCGTTCAACAGACGGACTAAAACACTTTGTCATAATGGCTCTCTCACACTAATACTTGTCGTGTGTTCTCGATGTAGTCATGGATTTCATACTCCGTTCTCAAGTCAATCATCACTTCAGGACGACGGCCATTTGGGCAAGGCATCTCCGCCGTTGTACCAAACACACGGCATATCAGCGGTCGTTCCTCGTATACAGTGCAGCCCTTAGGCCCTAGATGTACACAATTCCATTCCTTTAATGCTGCCTCATGTTCCGCATCAGTTTTTACTGGCAAGCGCGACATTTCTTCTGAAGAGGTCGTGACAGGTCCGCAACAATCGTGGCAACCCTTTACACACTCAAACGACGGAATACGTCCACGTAAACGCTTGACTATATCTCGGTTGTTTTCCATTAATAGTTACCTTCTATGTTGTTCGAACCCATTATAGCTCAATTTCCCATTCACTATGACACTGACAATATCTTTAAACTTAGCGCGTACAATAGCAGTTTATTATTCGAGACTCTGTCTCACGTGTATTTCATTTCGACTTCATTTCGACTTCATTCCGATTTAATTATAGTCACGCTAATTGCTTCGCTATGTACTTCTTGGCGCGAACATAATAATAGCCATACCAACTAATGCAATTGAACCACCTACAATATCCCACATACTAGGCTTTATACCATCAACGATCCAAAGCCATAATATGGCAACAAAAATATATACACCACCATACGCGGCATACACACGTCCAGCAGCCGCAGGATGCAAAGATAACAGCCATGCAAACAACGCCAAACTTAACGCAGCAGGAATGAGAAGTAAGACACTTTTATCTTGTTTAAGCCAAAGATAAGGTAAATAACAGCCAACTATTTCAGCGATCGCTGTAATCACAAAAAGAGCGATTGTTTTTAATTCGAACATGATACTCCTCGTATCGAGATAAATTGCGTAATGCATTACGAATAGATAGGTTAACAGTAACCACCTGAAATTATGTACCGAGCATTATACCTAAAATGTATATAGTGAAACGCCTCGAAACTGAATAGTTCTGTAAACGATTAATTCTGTCTCATAAGTGATGAGTAAGACTCGAAGCAGCTGGTTTGCTTTATTAATAATACGGAACTATAACTACAAAGGGGCTGAAATAGAAATGAAAATTGAACGATAAGATATTGATTTGAAAAAGCTGAACGTCAGAAACGCGAAAAGCACAACACTTTTGAAGGATACCCTACAAGCCTCACTCCGGCACTTGAGTTCTCTGCTGCGGTTGCTTCCTTCCGGACCTGGCCGAGTTCACAGAGTATCAATGCGGAGGGACCCATAAGGCACCCATCAAATGTGTTGTGCTTGACAACGAGTGAATTATTAACTATTCACTGATTCTTTGCAACTATTTATAGTAGTTTTATTACCGATAAATACCGATTGCACACAATCCAACCAAGTCGATCAAAACAAGGGCGATTAAATTACTTTTTTACTAAGGTACTGACCAATAAACATAGTTGCAGGTACAGGTTTACCGTATAAATATCCCTGACCATAATCACAACCTTCATCTGCAATGAACTGATCTTGCTCTGCGGTTTCCACCCCTTCGGCAACAACTTGCAAATTAAGCTTCTTCGCCATGGCAATAATAGCTCGTGCAAGTTCTTTATCTTGCTCACGCTCCATTAGATTCATAATAAAACTACGATCAATTTTGAGCGTATCAAACGAATACTTCTGTAAATAACTTAATGACGAATAACCCGTACCAAAATCATCTAACGAAATACGAACGCCCAGTTTTTGTAATCCAGCAATTGCTTTTGCCGCTTTCTGTTCATCTTGTAACAACACGCCCTCGGTAATTTCAAGTTCGAGCGAACTACCGGGTAAACCGTAATAACTTAATAACTGAGCAATACGAGAAACCAAGTTATCATCACGGAATTGCACTGGCGACATATTAACAGCCATACAAAAATCAGCACCAAAGCTATGACGCCATTGAGTTGCCTGTTCCATTGCAGTACGTAATACAAAATTACCTAATGCTAAGATCTGGCCGTTTTGTTCAGCTAAATGAATAAATCGATCTGGCGCTACCGCTCCAAGTATTGGATTATGCCAACGTATTAACGCCTCAGCTCCCAATACTCGACGCGTTTTAACACAAATCATCGGCTGATAATGTACCGACATTTCATTTTTATCGAGCGCTTCAGCTAAATGAGATTCTAAATAGTGACGCTCACCAATCGCAGCACTCAACTCTTCAGTAAAGAAGTTATAACATGTCCCTTTATCTTTGCTTGCACTCATCGCCGCTTCAGCACGCTCAACTAACGCAATACCCTTGTCTTCGGCTGACTCAGCTAATGCAATACCAAAGCAAACCTGA
Coding sequences within:
- a CDS encoding pirin family protein, whose product is MIKHYPFQQMGKANHGWLKANHHFSFANYYNPRRMGFGTLKVINDDWIAAGGGFPAHPHKNMEIITFIRSGAVTHKDSQGNKGITRAGEVQVMSAGTGITHSEYNLTKGPLTLFQIWIEPNKHNVTPRWDSKFWPESTNENALPLLVSGDPDEQEEALFINQDARIFGGKVKQGTQLTHSITHQAYVLASTGEFEISVNQQVVHMKKGDGAEVTKQKEMVIKALSDAEIIIIDAR
- a CDS encoding DUF938 domain-containing protein, which codes for MTKCFSPSVERNKHVISEQLTVYFKQSQDVLEIGSGTGQHAIHFAHKMPHLNWHTSDMPENHASVKAWILESGSENITNPVKFTVGHDSWPDVNVDAVFTANTTHIMQPDEAQAMMEMVASHLPKGGVFCQYGPMIVNGDYTSDSNREFDDSLKQRGFGGIRDIEQLESWARGMTLVTKIPMPANNFLLVWKK
- a CDS encoding YkgJ family cysteine cluster protein is translated as MENNRDIVKRLRGRIPSFECVKGCHDCCGPVTTSSEEMSRLPVKTDAEHEAALKEWNCVHLGPKGCTVYEERPLICRVFGTTAEMPCPNGRRPEVMIDLRTEYEIHDYIENTRQVLV
- a CDS encoding YnfA family protein; protein product: MFELKTIALFVITAIAEIVGCYLPYLWLKQDKSVLLLIPAALSLALFAWLLSLHPAAAGRVYAAYGGVYIFVAILWLWIVDGIKPSMWDIVGGSIALVGMAIIMFAPRST